The proteins below are encoded in one region of Styela clava chromosome 4, kaStyClav1.hap1.2, whole genome shotgun sequence:
- the LOC144422287 gene encoding solute carrier family 22 member 15-like isoform X1, producing MNNIDETLNNEVGSVSSRAYIFLSSLAFLFSLSKPPDVILLVFSAAPSTAFDDNPHAQGAETIVSQWDLTEDRSWIPGFLQSIFYVGCMPGTIVFGQLSDRYGRKKISVIGALGAIGFTANMLAFLWVAYLYPSWRQMYFITTIPGILGFVFYKYALLPGNAKERQDEGHQNENRLMLQQNYEYAQQEQDASRDEEGSIIDLIRKTVLRYRAAILSLQWFTASFVFYGITLGSGSFSSNFYVAYLISGLSQLPSIPFTIYLMERRWAGRRRTLVCFMGLAALCMFVMYIVSFGQDRSNYKLTLLVFGKLGICGAFDLIYVYTAELFPTVVRNVGLGSMSFWARVGGVIAPFLANLAVFSGSNDPFLAFGIVGLLSSVFAAFLPETRAKLIPNTFEEAELQEEDNDENSCNSITC from the exons atgaataatattgatGAGACTCTTAATAATGAAGTGGGGTCGGTCTCCAGTCGAGCGTATATTTTTCTCTCTTCGTTGGCTTTCCTTTTTTCG ttGTCGAAACCCCCTGATGtgattttattggtgttttctgctGCGCCGTCGACAGCCTTTGATGACAATCCACACGCTCAGGGCGCAGAAACCATTGTGTCCCAG TGGGATTTAACTGAAGATCGCAGTTGGATACCAGGCTTCcttcaatcaattttttacgTAGGTTGTATGCCTGGGACTATCGTTTTTGGACAATTATCCGATCGCTATGGAAGAAAGAAAATTTCGGTTATAG GTGCTCTCGGTGCAATAGGATTCACCGCAAATATGTTAGCGTTTCTATGGGTTGCCTATCTTTATCCTAGTTGGAgacaaatgtattttattacaacGATACCTGGAATTCTTGGATTTGTTTTTTATA AATATGCTCTTCTGCCGGGGAACGCGAAAGAACGCCAAGATGAGGGACATCAAAATGAAA ATCGTCTAATGCTAcaacaaaattatgaatatgCACAACAAGAGCAAGATGCCTCAAGAGACGAGGAAGGCTCAATTATAGATTTGATAAGAAAAACTGTATTGCGATACAGAGCAGCCATTTTAAGTTTACAATG GTTCACCGCAAGTTTTGTATTTTACGGCATAACACTTGGTTCTGGATCTTTtagttcaaatttttatgttgcATATTTAATATCGGGATTGAGTCAGCTTCCATCAATACCCTTTACGATTTATCTTATGGAGAGAAGATG GGCTGGTAGAAGACGAACGCTGGTCTGCTTCATGGGTTTAGCTGCACTGTGTATGTTCGTCATGTACATCGTTTCCTTCGGCCAag ATCGCTCAAACTACAAATTGACACTTTTGGTTTTCGGAAAACTGGGAATCTGCGGAGCTTTTGATCTTATTTACGTATATACTGCAGAACTCTTTCCAACAGTTGTGAGAAACGTTGGACTGGGCTCAATGTCGTTCTGGGCAAGAGTTGGTGGTGTAATTGCTCCATTCTTAGCAAATCTTGCG GTGTTTTCTGGATCGAATGACCCATTTCTTGCATTTGGTATTGTGGGATTATTGAGCAGTGTTTTTGCTGCTTTCCTCCCTGAAACCCGAGCCAAGTTAATTCCGAACACCTTTGAAGAAGCGGAACTACAAGAAGAAGACAACGACGAAAATAGTTGTAATTCGATAACATGCTAA
- the LOC144422287 gene encoding solute carrier family 22 member 15-like isoform X2 has translation MPGTIVFGQLSDRYGRKKISVIGALGAIGFTANMLAFLWVAYLYPSWRQMYFITTIPGILGFVFYKYALLPGNAKERQDEGHQNENRLMLQQNYEYAQQEQDASRDEEGSIIDLIRKTVLRYRAAILSLQWFTASFVFYGITLGSGSFSSNFYVAYLISGLSQLPSIPFTIYLMERRWAGRRRTLVCFMGLAALCMFVMYIVSFGQDRSNYKLTLLVFGKLGICGAFDLIYVYTAELFPTVVRNVGLGSMSFWARVGGVIAPFLANLAVFSGSNDPFLAFGIVGLLSSVFAAFLPETRAKLIPNTFEEAELQEEDNDENSCNSITC, from the exons ATGCCTGGGACTATCGTTTTTGGACAATTATCCGATCGCTATGGAAGAAAGAAAATTTCGGTTATAG GTGCTCTCGGTGCAATAGGATTCACCGCAAATATGTTAGCGTTTCTATGGGTTGCCTATCTTTATCCTAGTTGGAgacaaatgtattttattacaacGATACCTGGAATTCTTGGATTTGTTTTTTATA AATATGCTCTTCTGCCGGGGAACGCGAAAGAACGCCAAGATGAGGGACATCAAAATGAAA ATCGTCTAATGCTAcaacaaaattatgaatatgCACAACAAGAGCAAGATGCCTCAAGAGACGAGGAAGGCTCAATTATAGATTTGATAAGAAAAACTGTATTGCGATACAGAGCAGCCATTTTAAGTTTACAATG GTTCACCGCAAGTTTTGTATTTTACGGCATAACACTTGGTTCTGGATCTTTtagttcaaatttttatgttgcATATTTAATATCGGGATTGAGTCAGCTTCCATCAATACCCTTTACGATTTATCTTATGGAGAGAAGATG GGCTGGTAGAAGACGAACGCTGGTCTGCTTCATGGGTTTAGCTGCACTGTGTATGTTCGTCATGTACATCGTTTCCTTCGGCCAag ATCGCTCAAACTACAAATTGACACTTTTGGTTTTCGGAAAACTGGGAATCTGCGGAGCTTTTGATCTTATTTACGTATATACTGCAGAACTCTTTCCAACAGTTGTGAGAAACGTTGGACTGGGCTCAATGTCGTTCTGGGCAAGAGTTGGTGGTGTAATTGCTCCATTCTTAGCAAATCTTGCG GTGTTTTCTGGATCGAATGACCCATTTCTTGCATTTGGTATTGTGGGATTATTGAGCAGTGTTTTTGCTGCTTTCCTCCCTGAAACCCGAGCCAAGTTAATTCCGAACACCTTTGAAGAAGCGGAACTACAAGAAGAAGACAACGACGAAAATAGTTGTAATTCGATAACATGCTAA